The Rhodocytophaga rosea genome has a segment encoding these proteins:
- a CDS encoding alpha/beta hydrolase family protein: protein MKKTIFSLLTLLFVAHTFCSAQNATLAPLTVEKIMRDPIQWMGTSPSDINWSEDSKTVYFKWNPDKNKADSLYMISLNKPVPKKVIPVIRRDLPAFTGVYNRTKTQKVFEKSGDIFWMDIKKGTIRQITQTISKEDDPVFSFDEQKILFTREDNLFAWHIADGSTIQLTNFKKGKPKAEDKKSEQDKWLNQDQLAFFEIVKERKVKKDSTEKYTKADKPKAPKEIYVEDKAVASIRLSPDEKFVTYRLTQAAKGVKTAVVPSYVTESGYTEELVARTKVGGVQESYAFFVYDIAQDTVLEVSPQQIPGITDKPDYLKDYPQKATEKKDTSIKKEENRKVVFHGPYWSDNGKQAVVIIRAADNKDRWIMSLDIKTRMLKLLDRQRDEAWVAGPGISGGWTSPGEIGWLGDNQNLWFQSEANGYSHLYTVDVVSGKKLQLTKGKFEVSNVGLSKDKKHFYFVSNEVHPGEKHFYKIPVHGGKAIQLTSGTGAYEPKLSPDEKYIALRYSYSNKPWELYLMENKAGARLKQVTQSTTEEFRSYDWREPELITFTARDGAEVYARLYKPANAKPGGPGVIFVHGAGYLQNAHKFWSQYFREFMFHHLLADNGYTVLDIDYRGSAGYGRDWRIGIYRHMGGKDLTDHMDGARYLIEKQGVDAKRLGIYGGSYGGFITLMALFTQPDVFVAGAALRSVTDWAHYNQGYTSNILNEPHTDSLAYGRSSPLYYAEGLKGHLLMCHGMLDVNVHFQDIVRLSQRLIELKKENWELAVYPMEDHAFVEASSWTDEYKRIFKLFEEKLKGNGMGNKD, encoded by the coding sequence ATGAAAAAAACAATATTCAGTCTTCTTACGCTACTCTTTGTTGCACACACCTTTTGTTCGGCCCAGAATGCTACGCTTGCTCCCCTAACGGTTGAAAAAATCATGCGGGACCCTATACAATGGATGGGCACGTCTCCCAGTGATATCAACTGGTCGGAAGATAGCAAAACAGTTTATTTCAAATGGAATCCTGATAAAAACAAAGCTGATTCGCTGTATATGATTTCATTGAACAAGCCGGTACCAAAAAAAGTAATTCCTGTTATCCGGAGAGACTTGCCAGCTTTTACTGGTGTATATAATCGAACCAAAACCCAGAAAGTCTTTGAAAAAAGCGGAGATATTTTCTGGATGGATATAAAAAAAGGCACTATCCGCCAGATTACACAGACCATTAGTAAAGAAGATGATCCGGTTTTCAGCTTTGATGAACAGAAAATACTTTTCACCAGAGAGGATAATCTGTTTGCCTGGCATATTGCTGATGGAAGTACCATTCAGCTTACCAATTTCAAGAAAGGTAAACCTAAAGCCGAAGATAAAAAAAGCGAACAGGACAAATGGCTCAACCAGGATCAGCTGGCCTTTTTTGAGATTGTAAAGGAAAGGAAAGTTAAAAAAGATTCTACCGAAAAATATACCAAAGCCGACAAGCCCAAAGCTCCTAAAGAAATATATGTAGAGGATAAAGCCGTTGCCAGCATTAGGTTAAGCCCCGATGAAAAATTTGTTACCTACCGCCTTACGCAGGCAGCCAAAGGTGTAAAAACAGCTGTGGTGCCTAGTTACGTAACTGAATCTGGCTATACCGAGGAATTAGTTGCCCGTACTAAAGTAGGCGGCGTACAGGAGAGCTATGCTTTTTTTGTATATGATATTGCCCAAGATACTGTACTGGAAGTTTCTCCCCAGCAGATTCCTGGCATTACTGACAAACCAGATTACCTGAAAGACTATCCGCAAAAAGCCACCGAAAAAAAAGATACTTCCATAAAAAAGGAAGAAAACCGCAAAGTTGTATTTCATGGCCCTTACTGGAGTGACAATGGCAAGCAAGCAGTAGTAATTATCCGGGCTGCAGATAACAAAGACCGTTGGATTATGAGCCTGGATATAAAAACACGTATGCTGAAATTATTAGACAGGCAACGGGACGAAGCCTGGGTAGCTGGTCCTGGCATAAGCGGTGGCTGGACTTCGCCTGGAGAAATAGGCTGGTTGGGCGATAACCAGAATCTCTGGTTTCAGAGTGAAGCCAATGGTTATTCGCATTTATATACAGTAGATGTAGTGAGTGGCAAAAAACTACAACTGACCAAAGGGAAATTTGAGGTTTCAAATGTGGGTTTGTCTAAGGATAAAAAGCATTTCTACTTTGTTTCCAATGAAGTCCATCCCGGAGAAAAACACTTCTACAAAATTCCAGTTCATGGTGGCAAAGCTATTCAATTAACTTCTGGCACTGGTGCCTATGAACCCAAACTTTCGCCCGATGAAAAATACATTGCTCTCCGCTACTCGTATAGCAATAAGCCCTGGGAATTGTACCTGATGGAGAACAAAGCTGGCGCTCGACTGAAACAGGTGACCCAATCAACAACCGAAGAATTCCGATCCTATGACTGGCGGGAGCCGGAACTCATTACATTTACGGCCAGGGATGGAGCAGAAGTATATGCCCGCTTATATAAACCAGCCAATGCAAAGCCAGGTGGTCCGGGAGTTATTTTTGTTCATGGTGCTGGCTATTTACAAAATGCACATAAGTTCTGGAGCCAGTATTTTAGAGAATTCATGTTCCATCATTTATTAGCTGATAATGGCTATACGGTGCTTGATATTGATTACCGGGGAAGCGCAGGTTATGGCAGGGATTGGCGTATCGGCATTTACCGGCATATGGGTGGTAAGGATCTCACGGATCATATGGATGGCGCAAGATATTTGATAGAAAAGCAAGGAGTAGATGCCAAACGCCTGGGGATTTACGGAGGATCGTATGGTGGATTTATTACCTTAATGGCCTTATTCACCCAGCCAGATGTATTTGTCGCAGGTGCAGCTTTGCGTTCAGTAACCGACTGGGCACACTATAATCAGGGATATACCTCTAATATTCTTAACGAGCCCCATACTGATAGCCTGGCCTATGGCAGAAGTTCACCCCTTTATTATGCCGAAGGATTAAAAGGCCATTTGCTGATGTGTCATGGTATGCTGGATGTAAATGTTCATTTTCAGGATATTGTGCGTTTGAGCCAGCGGTTGATTGAGCTGAAAAAAGAAAACTGGGAGCTGGCCGTATATCCAATGGAAGACCATGCCTTTGTAGAAGCCAGCAGCTGGACAGATGAATACAAGCGGATTTTTAAGCTGTTTGAAGAAAAATTAAAAGGGAATGGCATGGGGAATAAAGATTAG
- a CDS encoding sigma-54-dependent transcriptional regulator, whose amino-acid sequence MQTVLIVDDDASVLVSLGLVLKQAGYGTRTAKSPTDAMAVLKKERIDLVLQDMNFSRQTTGNEGMALLQEIKTTFPAIPVILITSWGSISLAVSGMQAGASDFITKPWTNEQIVQSVRTALKLASVDVPLKAFSREELDKQYDFSGVVGRDPKLLQLLQIIGRVSATDASVLITGESGTGKEVIADAIHRNSLRKNRPLVKVNLGSIPSTLFESELFGHVKGAFTDARADRKGRFEEAHTGTIFLDEIGDLDFSCQVKLLRVLQERTFEVVGSNKSRNVDVRVVSATNKNLMDMIAREEFREDLYYRLNLISVHLPALRERREDIPLLARHFLQMAAKTYRRDNMELSENALRWLQSRTFPGNIRELKHTIERAVIMSPGQVLQADDFNLANAIQPGTPSKDNLPEVGTMSLEDIEKAMILKAITHHAGNISKVAESLGMSRFALYRRLEKFGIRV is encoded by the coding sequence ATGCAAACTGTTCTGATTGTTGACGACGATGCCTCTGTATTGGTATCCTTAGGACTGGTGCTCAAACAGGCTGGTTATGGAACACGTACCGCTAAATCTCCTACAGATGCCATGGCTGTGCTGAAAAAGGAAAGAATAGATCTGGTATTGCAGGATATGAATTTTTCCAGGCAAACGACTGGTAATGAAGGAATGGCTTTATTGCAGGAGATCAAAACTACTTTTCCAGCTATACCAGTGATTCTCATTACCTCCTGGGGAAGCATTTCTCTGGCCGTTTCTGGTATGCAAGCCGGTGCTTCTGACTTTATTACCAAACCCTGGACCAATGAGCAAATTGTACAATCAGTGCGTACGGCTTTGAAACTGGCCAGTGTTGATGTACCACTCAAAGCTTTTTCAAGGGAGGAACTCGATAAACAATATGATTTTTCAGGTGTAGTAGGCCGTGATCCTAAACTGCTTCAGTTATTACAAATCATTGGCCGGGTGAGTGCAACAGATGCTTCTGTGCTGATTACCGGCGAAAGTGGTACTGGTAAAGAAGTAATAGCAGATGCTATTCATAGAAATAGTCTGCGCAAAAACAGGCCACTGGTAAAAGTGAATCTGGGAAGCATACCTTCTACTTTGTTTGAAAGCGAATTATTTGGCCATGTAAAAGGTGCCTTTACGGATGCCCGTGCTGACCGTAAAGGCCGTTTCGAGGAAGCACATACCGGTACTATTTTCCTCGACGAAATTGGCGACCTGGATTTTAGCTGCCAGGTAAAATTATTACGGGTATTACAGGAACGGACCTTTGAAGTAGTAGGCTCCAACAAAAGCCGTAATGTAGATGTGCGGGTGGTTTCAGCTACCAATAAGAACTTAATGGACATGATAGCCAGAGAAGAATTCAGGGAAGATCTGTATTACAGGCTTAACCTGATTTCTGTGCATCTGCCAGCATTACGGGAACGCCGGGAAGACATTCCTTTGCTTGCCAGACATTTTTTACAAATGGCTGCTAAAACCTACCGCAGAGACAATATGGAACTGAGTGAAAATGCCCTTCGCTGGCTGCAATCCCGCACTTTTCCCGGCAATATACGTGAACTCAAACATACTATTGAACGGGCAGTGATTATGTCACCAGGACAAGTATTACAGGCGGATGATTTTAACCTCGCCAATGCCATTCAGCCGGGTACGCCGTCCAAAGATAATTTGCCAGAAGTAGGCACTATGTCGCTGGAAGATATAGAAAAAGCCATGATTCTAAAGGCCATTACCCATCATGCCGGCAATATCAGTAAAGTAGCAGAATCCCTGGGCATGAGCCGCTTTGCCTTATACCGTCGCCTCGAAAAATTTGGAATCAGGGTATAA
- a CDS encoding DUF2157 domain-containing protein, with product MTNKILEELAAQQCIDTEQAAFIQESQQKAPWSVHWELKTILYLGVLLLNTGLGLLIYLNIDTIGHQVVIALIAAVCAAAFWYAYTHKAPFSYQKVESPSPYFDYIVLLGCFTFLILEGYLQYQYKFFGEKYGLATFIPMVLFFFVAYYFDHIGVLAMAITALGSWLGIAVTPMEIFQNNDFSSARLIYTGIVLGTALCGVAFFTERKNIKKHFTFTYLNFGAHLLFIACLSGLMVLEQEFLFAGLLLVLTLLAIWYARQEKSFYFLIIGVVYAYWGVSYLIFQIDTMRSELVFYYFIFSCIGIIIFLARYKKILNIQDK from the coding sequence ATGACAAATAAAATTTTAGAAGAACTGGCAGCGCAGCAGTGCATTGATACTGAACAAGCTGCATTTATACAGGAAAGCCAGCAAAAGGCGCCCTGGTCGGTGCATTGGGAGCTTAAAACGATTTTGTATCTGGGTGTTTTGCTGTTGAATACCGGGCTAGGTTTGCTTATCTATCTCAATATTGACACGATCGGTCACCAGGTGGTAATTGCTCTGATTGCCGCCGTTTGTGCAGCTGCCTTCTGGTACGCGTATACACATAAAGCGCCTTTTTCGTATCAGAAAGTAGAAAGCCCATCGCCTTATTTCGACTATATCGTACTGCTGGGTTGTTTTACATTTCTAATCCTGGAAGGCTACTTGCAGTATCAGTACAAGTTCTTCGGAGAAAAATATGGTTTAGCCACTTTTATTCCGATGGTACTTTTCTTTTTTGTTGCCTATTATTTCGATCATATTGGGGTACTGGCTATGGCAATTACAGCACTTGGTTCATGGCTGGGGATTGCAGTTACACCTATGGAAATATTCCAGAATAACGACTTTTCCAGTGCGAGGCTAATCTATACTGGAATCGTGCTGGGTACAGCTTTATGTGGAGTGGCTTTCTTTACGGAAAGGAAAAACATTAAAAAGCATTTTACTTTTACTTATCTCAATTTTGGCGCTCACCTGCTGTTTATTGCTTGCCTGTCGGGATTAATGGTGCTGGAACAGGAATTTTTATTTGCCGGTTTGCTACTGGTACTCACTCTGCTAGCCATCTGGTATGCCAGACAGGAGAAATCATTTTATTTTCTGATCATTGGGGTAGTATATGCGTATTGGGGCGTGAGTTACCTGATTTTCCAGATTGATACCATGCGGTCGGAACTGGTCTTTTATTATTTCATCTTTTCCTGCATCGGTATTATTATCTTTCTGGCCCGGTATAAAAAAATCCTTAACATTCAAGACAAATGA
- a CDS encoding DUF2279 domain-containing protein, whose product MDVLINRPGKEKNKSKSRLLWVMFLFWMILLVFPASAQDTLRDSTRFNKKRFRMVYIGASTVYAGSLLALNEIWYKESPRTNFHFFNDNAQWLQIDKVGHFYSAYHLSHTGARIFRWTGMDKQKATWLGAATGMVLLIPIEFLDGFSAEYGASWGDLLANSTGVALSLQNLLWQEPRIHPKFSFHQTSLASMRPNVLGENLPQQMIKDYNGQTYWLAFDIQPWLRETSKFPSWLGVALGYGGEQMVYARSHENQSNGYDSYRQYYLSLDINLTRIRVKNKFLKSLFFALNTIHIPAPALEWNRKQGFRVHALYF is encoded by the coding sequence ATGGATGTATTAATCAATAGACCTGGAAAAGAAAAAAACAAATCCAAGAGTCGACTCTTGTGGGTAATGTTTTTATTCTGGATGATCCTGTTGGTTTTTCCTGCTTCTGCACAGGATACATTGCGAGACAGTACCCGGTTTAACAAAAAAAGATTTAGAATGGTATATATAGGCGCAAGCACTGTATATGCAGGTTCATTACTTGCCTTAAATGAAATATGGTATAAGGAAAGCCCTCGCACGAATTTTCATTTTTTTAACGACAATGCCCAGTGGCTACAAATAGATAAGGTAGGGCATTTTTACTCAGCCTATCACCTGAGCCATACCGGTGCCCGTATTTTCCGCTGGACAGGTATGGACAAGCAAAAAGCCACCTGGCTAGGTGCTGCAACTGGTATGGTTTTACTTATCCCTATCGAATTTCTGGATGGATTTTCGGCAGAATATGGTGCCTCGTGGGGTGATTTACTGGCTAATTCAACAGGAGTTGCGCTATCCTTACAAAATTTGCTCTGGCAAGAACCTCGCATTCATCCCAAGTTCTCTTTTCATCAGACTTCTCTGGCTTCCATGCGTCCCAATGTGCTGGGAGAAAATCTACCGCAGCAAATGATTAAAGATTACAATGGCCAAACTTACTGGCTGGCATTTGATATTCAGCCCTGGCTAAGAGAAACAAGCAAGTTTCCATCCTGGCTGGGCGTTGCGTTAGGATACGGAGGCGAGCAAATGGTATATGCCCGTTCTCATGAGAATCAGTCAAATGGATATGATTCTTACCGGCAATATTACCTTTCCCTGGATATTAACCTGACACGAATTCGGGTGAAAAACAAATTTCTCAAAAGCCTCTTCTTTGCCTTGAACACTATCCATATTCCAGCTCCTGCTTTGGAATGGAACCGTAAACAGGGATTCAGAGTGCATGCATTGTATTTCTGA
- a CDS encoding four helix bundle protein produces the protein MEKEKFNEIFRQRTKQLSVRIIKMYAKLPKTDELIIVGKQLIRSSTSVAANYRAACRARSKADFFAKMSIVVEEADETLFWLEILEETEMVQATKLTELKKETLELLSVFAKARNNIT, from the coding sequence ATGGAAAAGGAAAAATTCAATGAAATCTTCAGGCAACGGACAAAACAACTATCCGTACGTATTATTAAAATGTATGCTAAATTGCCAAAAACGGATGAGTTAATAATTGTTGGAAAACAACTTATACGTTCTTCAACATCAGTTGCTGCCAATTATAGAGCAGCATGCAGAGCCCGGTCGAAAGCAGATTTCTTTGCTAAAATGAGCATTGTTGTAGAAGAAGCAGACGAAACATTATTCTGGTTAGAGATCCTAGAAGAGACAGAAATGGTACAAGCTACAAAACTGACAGAGCTCAAAAAAGAAACGTTGGAACTATTATCTGTCTTTGCAAAAGCAAGAAATAATATAACTTAA
- a CDS encoding alpha/beta fold hydrolase, which produces MKTKCSLLLWLCLFVTAANAQSKTYILVHGGWHGAWSWNKVVPLLEAKGNKVLAIDLPGHGDDKTPASSVTLQDCVQKVVSVANSQTGKVILVGHSMAGVIIAQAAEELGKEKVAKLVFLDAFMPKNGESVFALAGKAAQQAKPVNNSQHFPSLQESMIFSEDQKASQLKPENVMALFYHDCSKEDIEFAKSKLGWESMAVLATPITVTEARYGAVPKVYILCTKAKDLDKSSLSSNVPCEKVYTLASSHSPFFSMPEKLTTILDEL; this is translated from the coding sequence ATGAAAACGAAATGCTCTTTACTATTATGGCTATGCCTGTTCGTGACAGCAGCCAATGCTCAATCTAAAACATACATCCTCGTACACGGCGGCTGGCATGGTGCCTGGAGCTGGAACAAAGTAGTACCCCTGCTGGAAGCCAAAGGAAACAAAGTACTCGCCATTGATTTACCAGGACATGGAGATGATAAAACACCAGCCAGTTCAGTTACTCTCCAGGATTGTGTGCAAAAAGTTGTTTCTGTAGCCAACAGCCAGACCGGAAAAGTGATCCTGGTCGGGCACTCAATGGCAGGTGTAATTATTGCCCAGGCAGCAGAAGAACTGGGAAAAGAAAAAGTAGCTAAGCTTGTTTTTCTGGATGCTTTTATGCCTAAAAATGGGGAATCGGTGTTTGCCTTAGCTGGAAAAGCCGCTCAGCAAGCCAAGCCAGTCAACAATTCTCAGCATTTTCCCTCCCTTCAGGAAAGTATGATTTTTTCGGAAGACCAGAAAGCATCCCAGCTCAAACCCGAAAATGTAATGGCACTTTTTTACCACGATTGCTCAAAGGAAGACATTGAATTTGCCAAAAGTAAATTAGGCTGGGAGTCTATGGCCGTGTTAGCAACACCAATCACTGTAACAGAAGCCCGGTATGGGGCTGTACCAAAGGTGTATATTTTATGTACGAAAGCAAAAGACCTGGATAAAAGCAGCTTATCCAGCAATGTCCCATGCGAAAAAGTATATACCTTAGCCAGCAGCCATTCTCCATTTTTCTCTATGCCCGAAAAACTTACCACCATTCTGGATGAATTATGA
- a CDS encoding DnaJ C-terminal domain-containing protein, whose translation MEYKDYYKILGVDKKASQEEIKKAYRKLARKYHPDVNPNDKEAEAKFKDLNEANEVLSDEEKRKKYDTLGADWNRYQQAGGAPGSGGFDWSKYAQQGGGGGGYTRYEGNMEDLFGDGNFSDFFSTFFGGAGASGGGSRQRARGGNMAFAGQDYTAELHLSLQEAFTGTKKTITVHEKNLRITIHPGVEDGQTIRLKGNGGPGMNGGENGDLYITLRINPEPDYTRKGNDLYIEMPVSLYTAILGGEQVINTLSGSLKIKIKPETKNGTMLRLKGKGFPVYRREGETGDLYVKINVQLPENLSAQEKDLFTQLAKLRNETI comes from the coding sequence GTGGAATACAAAGACTATTACAAAATATTAGGTGTAGACAAAAAAGCATCGCAGGAAGAGATAAAAAAAGCCTACCGGAAGCTGGCCCGGAAATACCATCCGGATGTAAATCCCAACGATAAGGAAGCAGAAGCTAAATTTAAAGACCTGAATGAGGCCAATGAGGTATTGAGTGATGAAGAGAAACGGAAAAAGTACGATACCCTCGGAGCCGACTGGAATCGCTATCAGCAGGCTGGTGGAGCACCAGGCAGTGGCGGATTCGACTGGTCGAAATATGCCCAGCAAGGTGGAGGTGGCGGAGGTTATACCAGGTATGAAGGAAATATGGAAGATTTGTTTGGGGATGGTAACTTCTCAGATTTCTTTAGTACTTTTTTCGGTGGTGCAGGAGCAAGTGGCGGTGGTTCCAGGCAACGGGCGAGAGGTGGAAATATGGCTTTTGCCGGGCAGGATTATACTGCCGAACTACATTTGAGTTTACAGGAAGCGTTTACCGGAACGAAAAAAACGATTACAGTTCACGAGAAAAACCTGCGCATCACGATTCATCCTGGTGTAGAAGATGGCCAGACGATCCGCCTCAAAGGAAATGGTGGCCCTGGAATGAATGGAGGGGAAAACGGCGATCTGTACATTACCTTGCGTATAAATCCTGAACCAGATTATACCCGCAAAGGCAACGACCTGTACATCGAAATGCCAGTAAGTTTGTATACTGCTATTTTAGGTGGCGAACAGGTAATTAATACTTTGTCTGGTTCGTTGAAAATTAAGATCAAGCCCGAAACCAAAAACGGAACGATGCTGCGGCTGAAAGGAAAAGGATTTCCGGTTTACCGCCGGGAAGGCGAAACTGGCGACCTATATGTGAAAATCAATGTGCAACTTCCTGAAAATTTATCGGCACAGGAAAAGGATTTGTTTACACAACTAGCTAAACTCAGAAATGAGACTATTTAA
- a CDS encoding ion transporter — MSWRDKLYEIIFEADTPEGKAFDITLLWAIVFSVLAVMLESVPHIQARYGNILKAIEWGFTVIFTVEYLARIIAVRYPGRYIFSFLGMIDLIALLPSYLSLFFLGSQYFLVIRTVRLLRIFRIFKLSRFLGEADTLSRALQASRHKIIVFLGVVLSIVMISGTLMYLVEGPENGFTSIPISIYWAIVTLTTVGYGDISPQTALGQTLASFIMIMGYGIIAVPTGIVTSELSRANARKASTQTCPTCLLQDHETDAIYCKHCGTML; from the coding sequence ATGAGTTGGCGTGATAAACTGTATGAAATCATTTTTGAGGCGGACACCCCTGAAGGGAAAGCATTTGATATTACCTTGCTCTGGGCCATTGTTTTCAGTGTACTTGCCGTCATGCTGGAAAGTGTTCCCCATATTCAGGCCAGGTATGGGAACATACTAAAAGCAATTGAATGGGGATTTACAGTCATTTTTACCGTAGAATATCTGGCCCGTATCATTGCTGTCAGGTATCCGGGGCGGTATATTTTCAGCTTTCTGGGAATGATAGACCTGATCGCCTTACTGCCTAGCTACCTGAGTTTATTTTTTCTGGGCAGCCAGTATTTTCTGGTGATCCGTACAGTACGTTTGCTAAGAATATTCCGGATTTTTAAATTAAGCCGTTTTCTGGGCGAAGCAGATACTTTATCAAGGGCGTTACAGGCAAGCCGCCATAAGATCATTGTTTTCCTGGGAGTAGTGTTAAGTATAGTGATGATTTCCGGTACCTTAATGTATTTAGTAGAAGGCCCGGAAAATGGATTTACCAGCATTCCAATTAGTATTTACTGGGCAATTGTTACGCTTACTACAGTAGGCTATGGCGATATTTCCCCTCAGACGGCTCTGGGGCAAACCCTTGCTTCCTTTATTATGATTATGGGCTATGGCATCATCGCTGTACCTACTGGTATTGTCACTTCTGAACTTTCCAGGGCCAATGCCAGAAAGGCAAGTACCCAAACCTGTCCTACTTGTTTACTGCAAGACCATGAGACAGATGCTATTTATTGTAAACATTGTGGAACGATGCTATAA
- a CDS encoding helix-turn-helix domain-containing protein: MIFQDILPCLALQPFICTFRLVHLQFEPDAFPKTPYPTRIEQALVFFARGHIDCYDPISGMTRTIPRNALFGQQVSRLDFYQNVTADFLMLMVVFQPGGLYRLLGFSSNELTCEFCDAEPVMSTELQVVNDQIANASDYATMIDRAQEYFLRKLQKVKAGAHPVDKIGQLLLNNPGSCSLDWLADQACLSPRQFERKFSERVGVGPKLYSRINRFFHTLQYKEKHLHLDWLSIAVHFGYSDYDHLAKDFKQFAHVNPNLTFKEYTQRPEFIVQVRNL, translated from the coding sequence ATGATCTTCCAAGATATACTCCCCTGTCTTGCTTTACAGCCCTTCATCTGTACCTTCAGGCTGGTACACCTTCAATTTGAACCAGATGCCTTTCCGAAAACACCTTATCCAACAAGGATAGAACAGGCGCTCGTGTTTTTTGCCAGAGGGCATATTGATTGTTATGATCCTATTTCTGGAATGACCAGGACTATTCCCCGAAATGCACTTTTTGGCCAGCAGGTGAGCCGGCTTGATTTTTATCAGAATGTTACAGCCGACTTCCTTATGCTAATGGTGGTATTCCAGCCGGGAGGCTTGTACCGGCTGCTGGGTTTTTCAAGTAACGAACTTACCTGCGAATTTTGTGATGCCGAACCGGTGATGAGTACAGAGTTGCAGGTGGTAAACGACCAGATTGCCAATGCCAGCGATTACGCAACCATGATTGATCGTGCCCAAGAATATTTTCTGCGAAAGCTACAGAAAGTTAAAGCAGGAGCACATCCGGTAGACAAAATCGGTCAACTCCTGCTGAACAATCCAGGCAGTTGCTCTCTCGATTGGCTGGCAGATCAGGCTTGTTTAAGTCCCAGGCAGTTTGAGCGGAAGTTTTCAGAAAGGGTAGGAGTAGGCCCCAAATTATACAGCCGCATCAACCGCTTTTTTCATACCCTCCAATACAAAGAAAAACATCTTCACCTGGACTGGCTTTCTATTGCCGTTCATTTTGGCTATTCCGATTATGATCATCTGGCTAAAGATTTTAAACAGTTTGCCCATGTCAACCCCAATTTAACTTTTAAAGAATACACTCAGCGCCCTGAGTTTATTGTACAGGTGCGGAATCTGTAA
- a CDS encoding chaperone modulator CbpM: MAHYISIREFSTLHGVEVALIHEFAEFGLVQTHFQQNLECLIADDIAHVRRLIRLYQDLGINKEGIDIILSMREQILSLREELESLRYKAQRLEQERHQRLTDFPSVQGLIIDLDE; the protein is encoded by the coding sequence ATGGCTCACTATATTTCTATCCGGGAATTTTCTACCCTGCATGGCGTTGAAGTTGCACTGATCCACGAATTTGCAGAATTTGGCCTGGTGCAAACGCATTTCCAGCAAAACCTGGAGTGCCTGATAGCTGATGATATTGCCCATGTGCGGCGATTGATCCGCTTGTATCAGGATCTGGGCATTAATAAAGAAGGCATTGATATTATTTTATCCATGCGGGAGCAAATCTTATCGTTGCGGGAAGAACTGGAAAGCCTCCGTTACAAAGCACAACGCCTGGAGCAGGAAAGACACCAGCGACTGACAGATTTTCCTTCAGTACAAGGCTTGATTATTGATCTGGATGAATAA